From Synoicihabitans lomoniglobus, the proteins below share one genomic window:
- a CDS encoding PadR family transcriptional regulator, producing the protein MPPEKLDLLQGTLDLMVLQSLDAMGPLHGYGIARRIEQVGDGDLLLNQGTIYAALVRLLQGKWITADWGTSDNNRRAKFYAITARGRKRLEADAKNWRRVADVMDRFLGTAPGGKRAMP; encoded by the coding sequence ATGCCTCCCGAAAAACTCGATCTCCTCCAAGGCACTCTCGACCTCATGGTGCTGCAATCTCTCGACGCTATGGGACCGCTCCATGGTTACGGCATCGCCCGCCGCATCGAACAGGTCGGCGACGGTGATCTACTCCTCAACCAAGGCACCATCTACGCCGCGCTCGTGCGCCTGTTGCAGGGCAAATGGATCACCGCCGACTGGGGCACGTCCGACAACAACCGCCGCGCCAAGTTCTACGCCATCACCGCGCGGGGTCGCAAACGTCTTGAGGCCGACGCAAAGAACTGGCGCCGCGTCGCCGATGTCATGGACCGCTTTCTGGGCACCGCGCCCGGCGGCAAGAGGGCGATGCCATGA
- a CDS encoding DUF3667 domain-containing protein has product MTNAPEPHPASCLNCGTPVTDKFCPHCGQKTQPTRLPLRMFLGEAIATFLNLDGLWWRTLRDLFRHPGKLTRDYNDGKRAAYVPPLRLYLSISVIYFFTVSLIGQNRVMFISFGVDDGNTGAVFGLVQYLMFFLVPAFAAILHLLHRKRNGFYVEYLVMAVHLHSVWFVLFWLRLIIDWLIGPAPIEPGSIRQIIDGAASFISEVLPLVYVVASLRGMVGASWVMTIIKGFAAMFLHLLIMGGTVALYMFLRGITSVQVTAG; this is encoded by the coding sequence ATGACCAACGCACCCGAGCCTCACCCTGCATCGTGCCTCAATTGCGGGACGCCGGTGACGGATAAATTCTGTCCGCACTGTGGACAGAAGACGCAGCCGACTCGCCTCCCGTTGCGCATGTTTCTGGGCGAGGCGATTGCGACGTTTCTCAATCTCGACGGTCTGTGGTGGCGCACCTTGCGGGACCTGTTCCGCCATCCCGGAAAACTCACCCGCGACTACAATGACGGCAAACGCGCCGCCTACGTGCCCCCGCTACGGCTCTACTTGTCGATCAGTGTGATCTACTTTTTCACCGTCTCCCTTATCGGCCAAAATCGGGTGATGTTCATCTCGTTCGGGGTCGATGATGGCAACACGGGGGCCGTGTTCGGGCTGGTGCAATACCTCATGTTTTTTCTGGTGCCGGCATTCGCCGCCATCCTCCACTTGCTGCACCGCAAGCGAAACGGTTTTTACGTCGAATACCTTGTCATGGCCGTGCACCTCCACTCGGTCTGGTTTGTTCTCTTCTGGCTGCGCCTCATCATCGATTGGCTCATCGGACCTGCTCCGATCGAGCCGGGCTCGATTCGCCAAATCATCGACGGGGCGGCATCATTTATCTCTGAGGTGTTACCACTTGTTTATGTGGTCGCCAGCCTCCGCGGCATGGTCGGGGCGTCGTGGGTCATGACGATCATCAAGGGCTTCGCGGCCATGTTTCTCCATCTCCTGATCATGGGCGGCACCGTGGCACTTTATATGTTCCTGCGCGGTATCACCAGCGTGCAAGTGACGGCCGGTTGA
- a CDS encoding LacI family DNA-binding transcriptional regulator, producing the protein MTLRELAKLADLSPSAISLALRDSPRIAAATKERVRALAAEHGYAPDARIVDMMRHLRKPRVQRERACFGVISFYDHQRPWEKSPHLTRIYEGMIRRATEVGYRLEPLWLKAPGLSLRRFREILEARGIEGLLSFGSPDVEQDFPSELKACAVVTVGFSIRTKLHRVTSRPYIDTLNALNQLRALGYRRPGLVLSEYEDARTHHSHAAAYLGWCEQHVGIKRAVPVLRVTEFEAGPFLQWRSAHQPDAIIFVHSSAAVGQLKLVLKLNGIRPPDDLGVAVLGHTVEGSGFAGMQQNQALMGAWAVELLAARIANRDFGIPQTPRVEMVESEWVDGPSLRQQP; encoded by the coding sequence ATGACGCTGCGCGAACTGGCCAAACTTGCCGACCTGTCTCCCTCCGCGATCTCGCTCGCGCTGCGGGATAGTCCGCGCATCGCCGCCGCGACCAAGGAACGCGTTCGCGCCCTCGCGGCGGAACACGGCTACGCCCCCGACGCCCGCATCGTCGACATGATGCGCCACCTGCGCAAACCGCGCGTCCAACGCGAGCGGGCGTGTTTCGGCGTGATCTCGTTCTACGACCATCAACGCCCGTGGGAAAAGTCCCCGCACCTCACGCGTATTTACGAAGGCATGATACGGCGCGCGACCGAGGTGGGTTACCGCCTCGAACCATTGTGGTTGAAAGCGCCGGGACTTTCCCTGCGCCGCTTCCGCGAGATTCTGGAGGCCCGCGGCATTGAAGGGTTACTCTCCTTTGGCAGTCCCGACGTGGAGCAGGATTTCCCCTCCGAACTGAAAGCCTGCGCCGTCGTCACGGTGGGTTTCAGCATCCGCACCAAATTGCATCGCGTAACCAGTCGACCCTACATCGACACGCTCAACGCCCTGAACCAACTGCGCGCTCTCGGCTACCGCCGACCGGGGCTCGTGCTGAGCGAATACGAGGACGCCCGCACCCACCACTCCCACGCCGCCGCCTACCTCGGCTGGTGCGAGCAACACGTCGGCATCAAGCGCGCCGTGCCCGTGCTGCGCGTCACCGAGTTCGAGGCCGGACCGTTTCTGCAATGGCGCAGCGCGCACCAGCCCGACGCCATCATCTTCGTGCATTCCTCGGCCGCCGTCGGGCAGCTCAAGCTCGTGCTCAAGCTCAACGGCATCCGTCCGCCCGACGACCTCGGTGTCGCCGTGCTCGGGCACACCGTCGAAGGCTCGGGCTTTGCCGGCATGCAACAAAACCAGGCTCTCATGGGCGCCTGGGCGGTCGAGCTGCTCGCTGCCCGCATTGCCAACCGCGACTTCGGCATCCCCCAAACCCCGCGCGTCGAAATGGTCGAAAGCGAATGGGTCGACGGCCCATCCCTGCGCCAGCAACCCTGA
- a CDS encoding glycosyl hydrolase 115 family protein → MFSPRSLLFTLLALATATVTSALTHDAIVSATAGPDTFPLVAKGKAATLIIDDHDFKGVHHAVDDLRADVERVTSLAPSISKNPLAGGWRVVIGTIGHSKMIDHLIESRQLDVSKIGGLWEAFIIQKVGNDLVIAGSDMRGTIYGIYELSEQIGVSPWYWWADVPVKTSAELHVAAQGITDDGPGVQYRGIFINDEAPALTGWVGEKFGAFDHTFYVHVFELLLRLRANYIWPAMWQPRAFSDDDPLNPQLANEYGIVIGTTHHEPLMRAHAEWDKYGEGPWDYTKNDAKLREFWTGAVERAKPYESIYSLGMRGDGDSAMSADTNTALLERVVADQRTILEETLGRPNPQIPQLWALYKEVQDYYEAGMRVPDDVILLWCDDNWGNIRRLPTPEEMERPGGAGVYYHFDYVGGPRNYKWLNVQPISKVWEQMHLAWQHAANRIWIVNVGDLKPMEFPIEFFLTMAWDPAGMDYEAMRAYTPAWAAREFGSEHADEIAALIDGYTKLNRHRTPEMMAPDTYSLVNYDEAERILTQWRDLVARAEAVNAALPDDARAAFFQLVLYPVKASATVREVHIAAAKNSLYAEQGRAAANTAAAHAHAMFDQDAALVDEYHSLLDGKWNHTMAEANFGYTYWQTPPAEVMPAVQKLRPNPGARPGLAVEGSPFGFPRWGVPQPTVPAIDVYSASTRWVELFNRGDTAFDFTVRPDAAWLKVEPAGGPVEEMVRLTVAADWARVPEDTTETGFTINTTAGQSFRVTVPIVNPSDLRPGAFDGHIEVNGHIAIEAPNYSRAVSSGNTYWQVLEDFGRTLGGVASYPVRADHEKPGGQSSHLEYDIFARTTGEIDLEIHTAPSLDYQSGDGLRFAVSIDDGQPEILKVDTWKTLQTWEKAVGDGVTRVKTKVTIDHPGVHTIKLWRVTPGVVFERLILGNPATWRNQGQGVLPSYLGPPESPRGGIE, encoded by the coding sequence ATGTTTAGTCCCCGCTCCCTTCTCTTCACCTTGCTCGCGCTCGCAACCGCCACGGTCACGTCTGCGCTCACTCACGACGCCATCGTCTCCGCTACCGCCGGCCCCGACACTTTCCCTCTCGTCGCCAAGGGCAAGGCCGCGACCCTCATCATCGACGATCACGACTTCAAGGGCGTCCACCATGCCGTCGACGATCTCCGCGCCGACGTCGAGCGCGTGACTTCGCTCGCGCCTTCAATCTCGAAGAACCCGCTTGCCGGCGGCTGGCGCGTCGTCATCGGCACCATCGGGCATAGCAAGATGATCGACCACCTCATCGAGTCCCGCCAACTCGACGTCTCCAAAATCGGCGGCCTGTGGGAGGCCTTCATTATTCAAAAAGTGGGCAACGATCTGGTCATCGCGGGCAGCGACATGCGCGGCACCATCTACGGCATCTACGAGCTCTCGGAACAAATCGGCGTCTCCCCCTGGTATTGGTGGGCCGATGTGCCCGTAAAAACCTCCGCCGAGCTTCACGTCGCCGCCCAGGGCATCACCGACGACGGCCCTGGCGTCCAATATCGCGGCATTTTCATCAACGACGAGGCTCCCGCTCTCACGGGTTGGGTGGGCGAAAAATTCGGCGCTTTTGACCACACGTTTTACGTCCACGTCTTCGAACTGCTGCTTCGTCTCCGCGCCAATTATATCTGGCCCGCCATGTGGCAACCGCGGGCGTTCTCCGACGACGATCCCCTCAACCCTCAACTGGCCAACGAATACGGCATCGTCATCGGCACCACCCACCACGAACCCCTGATGCGCGCCCACGCCGAGTGGGACAAATACGGCGAGGGTCCGTGGGACTACACCAAGAACGACGCCAAACTGCGCGAGTTTTGGACCGGAGCCGTCGAACGCGCCAAACCCTACGAAAGCATCTACTCCCTTGGCATGCGCGGCGATGGCGACTCCGCCATGTCAGCCGACACCAACACCGCCCTGCTCGAACGCGTGGTCGCCGACCAACGCACCATTCTCGAGGAAACCCTCGGCCGCCCCAATCCCCAGATCCCCCAGCTCTGGGCGCTCTACAAGGAGGTGCAGGACTACTACGAAGCCGGCATGCGCGTGCCCGACGACGTCATCCTCCTCTGGTGCGACGACAACTGGGGCAACATTCGCCGCCTGCCCACGCCCGAGGAGATGGAGCGTCCCGGCGGCGCCGGCGTGTATTACCATTTCGACTACGTGGGCGGACCGCGCAACTACAAGTGGCTCAACGTGCAGCCCATCAGCAAGGTCTGGGAACAGATGCACCTAGCCTGGCAACACGCCGCCAATCGCATCTGGATCGTCAATGTCGGCGACCTCAAACCGATGGAGTTTCCCATCGAATTTTTCCTCACCATGGCCTGGGACCCGGCCGGCATGGACTACGAGGCCATGCGCGCCTACACGCCCGCATGGGCCGCCCGTGAGTTCGGCTCCGAGCACGCCGACGAAATCGCCGCGCTCATCGACGGCTACACCAAACTCAACCGCCATCGCACCCCCGAGATGATGGCGCCCGACACCTACAGTCTCGTCAACTACGACGAAGCCGAGCGCATCCTCACCCAATGGCGTGACCTCGTCGCCCGCGCCGAAGCCGTCAACGCCGCCCTGCCCGACGACGCTCGCGCCGCCTTTTTTCAACTCGTGCTCTACCCGGTGAAGGCCAGCGCGACCGTGCGCGAAGTGCACATCGCCGCCGCCAAAAATTCCCTCTACGCCGAACAAGGCCGTGCGGCCGCCAACACCGCCGCCGCCCACGCCCACGCCATGTTCGACCAAGACGCCGCGCTGGTGGACGAATATCACAGCCTGCTCGACGGCAAGTGGAACCACACCATGGCCGAAGCCAACTTCGGCTACACCTACTGGCAAACGCCGCCCGCCGAAGTCATGCCCGCCGTGCAGAAACTGCGGCCCAACCCCGGCGCGCGCCCTGGCCTCGCCGTCGAGGGCAGCCCGTTTGGTTTCCCGCGTTGGGGCGTGCCCCAACCCACCGTGCCCGCCATCGACGTCTACAGCGCCAGCACCCGCTGGGTGGAGCTCTTCAATCGCGGCGATACCGCCTTCGATTTCACCGTCCGCCCCGACGCCGCTTGGCTTAAAGTCGAACCCGCCGGCGGACCCGTGGAAGAGATGGTCCGTCTCACGGTCGCCGCCGACTGGGCCCGCGTGCCCGAAGACACCACCGAAACCGGCTTCACCATCAACACCACCGCGGGACAAAGCTTTCGCGTCACGGTGCCCATCGTGAATCCGTCCGACCTGCGCCCCGGCGCCTTTGACGGTCACATCGAGGTGAATGGTCACATCGCCATCGAAGCGCCGAACTATTCCCGAGCGGTCTCCTCCGGCAACACCTACTGGCAGGTGCTCGAAGACTTCGGCCGCACCCTCGGCGGAGTTGCCTCGTATCCCGTCCGGGCCGACCACGAAAAACCGGGCGGGCAGAGCTCCCACCTCGAATACGACATCTTCGCCCGCACCACCGGCGAGATCGATCTGGAGATCCACACCGCACCATCGCTCGATTATCAAAGCGGTGATGGCCTGCGTTTCGCCGTGTCGATCGACGACGGCCAGCCTGAGATCCTAAAAGTGGATACATGGAAAACCCTCCAGACTTGGGAAAAGGCGGTCGGCGATGGCGTCACCCGCGTGAAGACCAAAGTCACCATCGACCATCCCGGGGTGCACACGATCAAGCTCTGGCGCGTCACGCCCGGCGTCGTGTTCGAACGCCTCATTCTCGGCAACCCCGCCACCTGGCGCAACCAAGGCCAAGGCGTCCTCCCCAGCTACCTCGGCCCACCCGAGAGCCCGCGCGGCGGAATCGAGTAA
- a CDS encoding LysR family transcriptional regulator codes for MFENLFSERGLSLDRLRVLVEVHDAGSIAAAVPGDPVRQSQYSRQIRELSEYFGCDVAQRSGKVLRLTPQGARLAQLARSHLQSIEDFRAECRAESVDYTIAAGDSIIQWLVIPRVGNVLATVPDVRLATANLRTNDIVQQLSDGRIDFGILRRNAVPATLKSKPLGKLKYTLVVPRELKPPRLKVTLAHALAHLPIASQKSDGQFIRRLREIANASGTDLTPSLLCESFPQSLSAVRTGCFAAILPKIATSDLKEPRYLMIEDKALAVLHRDLALAWNPRLSHVRPIANKLADALSRQLAIDR; via the coding sequence ATGTTTGAAAATCTGTTCTCCGAGCGCGGTCTTTCCCTTGATCGCTTGCGTGTATTGGTGGAGGTCCATGACGCTGGCAGCATCGCCGCCGCCGTTCCGGGAGACCCCGTGCGACAAAGCCAATACAGCCGTCAGATTCGCGAACTCTCGGAATACTTCGGCTGCGACGTCGCGCAACGAAGCGGGAAAGTGCTGCGCCTTACTCCACAGGGCGCGCGTCTGGCTCAACTCGCTCGCAGCCACCTGCAAAGCATCGAGGACTTTCGCGCGGAATGCCGCGCCGAAAGTGTGGACTACACCATCGCCGCCGGAGACAGCATCATTCAATGGCTGGTCATTCCGCGCGTGGGCAACGTTCTGGCCACCGTTCCCGACGTGCGTCTCGCAACCGCCAATCTTCGCACGAACGACATCGTCCAGCAGTTGAGCGACGGCCGCATTGATTTTGGTATACTTCGACGCAACGCGGTGCCCGCGACGCTCAAGTCCAAGCCACTCGGGAAACTGAAATACACCCTGGTTGTTCCTCGGGAACTGAAACCGCCGCGCCTGAAGGTCACTCTCGCTCATGCTCTGGCCCATCTGCCGATCGCATCGCAGAAATCCGACGGCCAGTTCATTCGTCGACTACGAGAGATAGCCAACGCCAGCGGGACCGATCTCACCCCTTCCCTTCTTTGCGAATCATTCCCCCAAAGCCTGAGTGCGGTGAGAACAGGTTGCTTCGCCGCGATCCTGCCCAAGATAGCCACCAGCGACCTGAAAGAACCTCGATATCTGATGATCGAGGACAAAGCACTCGCCGTGCTGCACCGCGATCTCGCTCTGGCATGGAACCCCCGCCTGTCCCACGTGCGACCAATTGCCAACAAACTTGCGGACGCCCTCTCCCGACAACTCGCCATCGACCGCTAG
- a CDS encoding HNH endonuclease, with protein MNQDITNKPIVLSLNRVWQPIGHRTVRQALVALAGGSAGNPPALGLDIDYPRLPDGSWGFESPSQLRPVSWDEWLALPIRDFDLVVRAPGRTVRVPTVMVSTHYSRMPVHQPKPSREAIFSRDGGVCQYTGERVGKRGGNLDHVVPRHRGGRDSFENLVWSKREINTLKANRLPHEAGLRLMRRPQAPAALPVAATLREARHPDWRHFLAP; from the coding sequence ATGAACCAAGACATCACCAACAAACCCATCGTGCTTTCGCTCAACCGCGTTTGGCAGCCCATCGGGCACCGCACGGTTCGGCAGGCGCTCGTTGCGCTCGCCGGGGGCAGCGCCGGCAACCCGCCGGCGTTGGGCTTGGATATCGATTACCCCCGACTCCCCGACGGGAGCTGGGGCTTCGAAAGTCCGAGCCAGTTGCGACCCGTGTCCTGGGACGAGTGGCTCGCCTTGCCGATCCGCGATTTCGATCTCGTGGTGCGCGCGCCGGGCCGGACCGTGCGGGTGCCGACCGTCATGGTCTCCACCCACTACAGCCGGATGCCGGTCCACCAACCGAAGCCCAGCCGCGAGGCCATTTTTTCCCGCGACGGCGGTGTCTGCCAATACACGGGCGAACGCGTCGGCAAGCGGGGTGGTAATCTCGACCACGTGGTGCCCCGGCACCGCGGCGGACGCGACAGTTTCGAGAACCTCGTCTGGTCCAAACGCGAAATCAACACCCTCAAAGCCAACCGGCTCCCGCACGAAGCCGGGCTGCGTCTTATGCGGCGTCCCCAAGCGCCCGCCGCACTCCCGGTCGCGGCCACGCTTCGCGAGGCCCGACATCCCGACTGGCGACACTTCCTGGCCCCCTGA
- a CDS encoding sigma-70 family RNA polymerase sigma factor, which translates to MTCITPVPSPVVDFLDLVDTAVASVSRRLPSHVARDDLASVGKLALVVALEQCDGPRREMRAYCYVRVRGAILDELRRLDPLTRRQRALARTIAESRVRLAHRGGGDPTIEDIARDTGLSTFEIDAVRAAQREPEEPEWGALPDTDGICPAVNAEQVDLLATLLAALERLPANQALALRRYYLEDGTLDDIAADLGVSRERARQVREAGQKNLRGDLIVLAAWEALIAGGQR; encoded by the coding sequence ATGACCTGTATCACTCCAGTTCCGTCTCCGGTGGTCGACTTTCTCGACCTCGTGGACACGGCTGTGGCGTCGGTTTCCCGCCGACTGCCGTCGCACGTCGCTCGCGATGACCTCGCGAGCGTGGGCAAGCTCGCCCTTGTCGTTGCGCTCGAGCAATGCGACGGCCCGCGGCGCGAGATGCGTGCCTATTGTTACGTGCGCGTGCGCGGTGCGATTCTCGACGAGCTGCGCCGCCTGGATCCGCTGACCCGCCGTCAACGCGCGCTCGCTCGCACGATTGCCGAGTCGCGGGTGCGCCTGGCTCACCGCGGCGGGGGAGACCCTACCATCGAGGACATCGCGCGCGACACGGGCCTGAGCACGTTTGAGATCGACGCCGTGCGCGCCGCGCAACGCGAGCCTGAGGAGCCGGAGTGGGGAGCGCTGCCCGACACCGATGGCATTTGCCCGGCAGTCAATGCTGAGCAAGTCGACCTGTTGGCCACCCTGCTCGCCGCGTTGGAACGTCTTCCAGCCAACCAAGCACTCGCTCTGCGTCGTTACTACCTCGAGGACGGCACGCTCGACGACATTGCCGCCGATCTGGGCGTGTCGCGCGAACGAGCCCGCCAAGTGCGTGAAGCCGGCCAGAAAAACCTGCGCGGTGACCTCATCGTGCTCGCGGCTTGGGAAGCGCTCATTGCGGGCGGGCAGCGCTGA
- a CDS encoding AAA family ATPase, whose amino-acid sequence MKSLFTKTESPPLHYMQTALCGTEIPYPALERGWLHGRQLKAAWDAQKIAHTIGDHCWLSHYGMDTAAEDDPSTVRLYALAGFWPGHGFVELLLRNANPLDDHPRGSLMVYAGTPAQAAKLLEELYAHYRCTDIEEPPAHRIGLLNESYGDLEVRRVPIAADQVVPRDRTHLYYGEAVPAWIEHWLERMDARRYGLSLLTGEPGTGKTSLLRSLAHWLTETHQFYVMSAARFVKLDAGEIVSFWAEENRTSNLRKVLVLEDAESVLMRRAEDNRERVALLLNLTDGMTGDALGLHVVCTMNGELADLDPALLRPGRLIAHREFGPLTPAEARRLAAHLELTPPDHDRPATLAEVTNPPIPDGPVKGTAIGGPRRSLGFH is encoded by the coding sequence ATGAAATCCCTTTTCACCAAAACCGAATCACCTCCGTTGCACTACATGCAAACCGCGCTCTGTGGCACCGAGATTCCCTATCCGGCGCTTGAGCGCGGCTGGCTGCATGGTCGCCAGCTCAAGGCCGCGTGGGATGCGCAGAAAATCGCGCACACGATCGGCGATCACTGCTGGCTCAGTCATTACGGTATGGATACAGCAGCCGAGGACGATCCCTCGACGGTTCGCCTTTACGCGCTTGCCGGATTCTGGCCCGGGCACGGCTTTGTGGAGCTCTTGCTGCGCAACGCCAATCCACTCGACGATCACCCTCGCGGCTCGTTGATGGTCTACGCCGGCACGCCGGCGCAGGCTGCGAAGCTGCTGGAGGAGCTCTACGCCCACTATCGTTGCACAGACATCGAGGAACCACCGGCGCACCGCATCGGATTGCTCAACGAAAGTTACGGCGATCTGGAAGTGCGTCGCGTGCCGATCGCGGCCGACCAAGTCGTGCCCCGGGACCGCACCCACCTCTACTACGGAGAGGCCGTTCCCGCGTGGATCGAGCACTGGCTGGAGCGCATGGACGCGCGGCGCTACGGGTTGAGCCTGCTCACCGGCGAACCCGGCACCGGCAAGACGTCGCTGCTGCGCTCGCTCGCGCACTGGCTGACGGAGACCCACCAGTTCTACGTCATGTCGGCCGCGCGGTTCGTCAAACTCGATGCCGGAGAGATCGTGTCCTTCTGGGCCGAGGAAAACCGCACCTCCAATCTGCGCAAAGTGCTTGTGCTCGAAGACGCCGAAAGCGTGCTCATGCGCCGCGCCGAGGACAATCGCGAGCGGGTGGCCCTGCTACTCAACCTCACCGACGGTATGACCGGCGACGCGCTTGGACTGCACGTGGTGTGCACCATGAATGGCGAACTCGCCGATCTCGACCCGGCGCTGCTGCGCCCGGGCCGCCTGATCGCACATCGTGAGTTTGGACCGCTGACCCCGGCCGAAGCCCGGCGCCTCGCCGCACATCTCGAACTCACGCCCCCGGACCATGATCGTCCGGCTACTCTGGCCGAAGTGACCAACCCGCCGATCCCTGATGGTCCTGTTAAAGGCACAGCGATCGGCGGCCCACGTCGCTCACTCGGCTTTCATTAA
- a CDS encoding RtcB family protein, giving the protein MNIEIKARDLIAEGWHEGKRLGATLRRARQMEAEGVERATLLVQLEEEFPKQLIVALPRHEPAPLAEAIEAEGDEETANVTAVRRRMHEMLRMPVVQRGAIMPDACPTGQAPATIPVGGAIAAENAIIPGAHSADICCSMFATFFPANHPTTEMMDHLQKVTHFGPGGRPRGDQWTSAVLGEPVWDNPYLGGLRSRAQDFLGTQGDGNHFSYIGRVDFTDTQRAALEAAGYNDLAKSIERRDGAFNVLVTHHGSRGLGADVYKRGLKAAKKWCRENAKDIPDAAAWLPYDSPEGASYWEALQYVGRWTRENHALLHDALLRRLGQRALVQIGNEHNFVWKRGDTFLHGKGATPAWKDAEGRPLLGLIPLNMAREILLVLGADNDDYLSFCPHGAGRNRSRTATIAPYKNDDGELDPGRVKQVLDETTAGLDIRWFNGGADLSESPLGYKDATKVKAQIDQFGLAHVVGEIQPRGCIMAGEADEQPWQRARRLKRARHKAERQDAAQELDQT; this is encoded by the coding sequence ATGAACATTGAAATCAAAGCCCGCGACCTGATCGCGGAAGGCTGGCACGAAGGAAAACGCCTGGGCGCTACGCTGCGGCGTGCTCGTCAGATGGAGGCCGAAGGCGTGGAACGTGCGACCTTGCTGGTGCAGCTCGAGGAAGAATTCCCCAAGCAATTGATCGTGGCCCTGCCGCGACACGAGCCGGCGCCGCTGGCCGAGGCCATCGAGGCCGAGGGCGACGAGGAAACCGCCAATGTTACCGCGGTGCGTCGTCGTATGCACGAGATGCTGCGCATGCCGGTGGTGCAACGTGGGGCCATCATGCCCGATGCCTGCCCGACAGGCCAGGCCCCTGCCACCATCCCGGTGGGCGGCGCGATCGCCGCGGAGAACGCCATCATCCCGGGCGCGCACTCGGCCGACATTTGTTGCTCGATGTTTGCGACCTTCTTCCCGGCCAATCACCCGACGACCGAGATGATGGATCACCTGCAAAAGGTGACTCACTTTGGTCCGGGCGGACGCCCGCGGGGCGACCAGTGGACCTCGGCCGTGCTCGGAGAGCCGGTGTGGGACAATCCCTACCTCGGCGGCCTGCGCAGCCGCGCTCAGGATTTCCTGGGCACGCAGGGCGACGGCAACCACTTCTCCTACATTGGCCGTGTCGATTTCACGGATACGCAACGAGCCGCCCTCGAGGCAGCCGGTTACAACGACCTGGCCAAATCGATCGAGCGTCGTGACGGCGCGTTCAACGTCTTGGTGACCCATCACGGATCGCGTGGACTGGGGGCCGATGTCTACAAGCGTGGACTCAAGGCCGCCAAGAAATGGTGCCGCGAGAATGCCAAGGACATCCCGGATGCTGCCGCCTGGTTGCCGTATGATTCGCCGGAAGGCGCGAGCTACTGGGAAGCGTTGCAATACGTGGGCCGTTGGACGCGCGAGAACCACGCGCTTCTCCACGACGCCTTGCTGCGTCGGCTGGGTCAGCGCGCGCTGGTGCAGATCGGCAACGAGCACAACTTCGTGTGGAAACGCGGTGACACCTTCCTGCACGGCAAGGGAGCGACGCCAGCGTGGAAAGACGCCGAAGGCCGACCGTTGCTGGGATTGATCCCGCTCAACATGGCGCGAGAGATCCTGCTCGTGCTCGGGGCGGACAATGACGACTACCTGTCGTTCTGCCCGCACGGAGCCGGCCGCAACCGCTCGCGCACGGCGACGATTGCGCCCTACAAGAACGACGACGGTGAGCTCGATCCGGGCCGCGTGAAGCAGGTGCTCGACGAGACCACCGCCGGACTCGACATTCGTTGGTTCAACGGAGGAGCGGACCTGTCGGAGTCGCCGCTGGGCTACAAGGACGCGACCAAAGTCAAAGCGCAGATCGATCAGTTTGGTCTGGCCCACGTGGTGGGAGAAATCCAACCGCGCGGCTGCATCATGGCCGGCGAAGCAGACGAGCAGCCCTGGCAACGCGCCCGTCGTCTGAAGCGCGCCCGCCACAAGGCGGAGCGCCAGGACGCCGCGCAGGAACTCGACCAAACCTGA